One window of the Eucalyptus grandis isolate ANBG69807.140 chromosome 8, ASM1654582v1, whole genome shotgun sequence genome contains the following:
- the LOC104414463 gene encoding omega-hydroxypalmitate O-feruloyl transferase, giving the protein MEAPAKRNILKVERSSPVAVLPEYETPEGSMFLSSLDQMAPAIVPTVYCFDRSDAKVVDVIKQALAKVLVHYYPIAGRLAKNSRRKLVVDCQKKLGVPFVEALADCDMKILGNLIIFDSDVLGKLVYRDPMEHVLEVAPLLTAQVTKFRCGGFTLGITLSHCIADGVSAMNFMNAWAEIARGEPLSLVPCHDRTVLKSRLPPRITCPYNEFVHISDVSNMTALYEEQQFVQKSFHFDAEKLAILKIKATKDEQVTGSCTNFIALAAFVWRARSVALKMKLHQQSKLLLAVNFRYRLTPPLPDGYFGNAVALPCCLCSVGELIEEPISASAGRMKKAIESVTDNYIRSRIDYLDMYRYQGFPLGTLVITSWTGLGYGYTDFGWGEPRFGMGDLLRETCLFMTEGKEKEKGITVVLGLPLSAMNTFEKLVYDLNEA; this is encoded by the exons ATGGAGGCACCCGCAAAGAGGAACATCTTAAAAGTAGAAAGATCTAGCCCCGTCGCCGTCCTACCAGAATATGAAACACCCGAGGGTTCCATGTTCTTAAGTAGCCTTGATCAAATGGCTCCCGCAATCGTGCCGACCGTTTATTGTTTCGACAGGAGTGACGCAAAAGTGGTGGACGTGATTAAGCAAGCTCTGGCCAAAGTTCTGGTTCATTACTATCCAATTGCCGGGAGATTAGCTAAAAACTCTCGTCGGAAGTTGGTCGTTGATTGCCAAAAGAAGTTAGGAGTCCCATTTGTGGAGGCACTGGCTGATTGTGACATGAAAATTCTGggtaatttaataattttcgattCTGATGTTTTAGGTAAGCTTGTTTACAGAGATCCTATGGAACATGTACTTGAAGTTGCCCCTCTTCTAACTGCACAG GTGACGAAATTCAGATGTGGAGGTTTCACATTGGGGATCACACTTAGTCATTGCATAGCAGATGGTGTGTCGGCAATGAATTTTATGAACGCGTGGGCTGAAATAGCAAGAGGCGAGCCTTTATCCCTCGTCCCTTGTCACGATAGAACTGTCCTAAAATCAAGGCTGCCTCCTCGAATCACCTGTCCTTACAATGAATTTGTTCACATAAGTGATGTATCAAACATGACGGCATTATATGAGGAGCAACAATTCGTACAAAAGTCTTTCCACTTTGATGCTGAGAAGCTGGCAATCTTAAAAATAAAGGCAACAAAAGATGAACAG GTAACAGGCAGTTGCACCAACTTCATAGCACTTGCAGCCTTCGTGTGGCGGGCTCGAAGCGTGGCCCTCAAGATGAAACTCCACCAACAATCAAAACTTCTTTTAGCAGTCAATTTCAGGTACAGACTAACACCACCATTGCCCGACGGATACTTTGGGAACGCCGTGGCCTTGCCCTGTTGTCTCTGCTCGGTCGGAGAGTTGATTGAGGAGCCAATCTCTGCTTCCGCGGGGAGAATGAAGAAGGCAATCGAGAGCGTGACCGACAACTACATTCGGTCAAGGATCGACTATTTGGACATGTATCGATATCAGGGATTTCCTCTGGGCACTCTAGTAATAACTTCATGGACAGGGCTCGGGTATGGCTACACGGACTTTGGATGGGGAGAGCCGAGGTTTGGGATGGGTGACCTACTAAGGGAAACCTGCTTGTTTATGAcagaagggaaagagaaagagaaaggcaTTACGGTGGTGTTGGGTTTGCCCCTTTCAGCCATGAATACTTTTGAGAAGCTTGTTTATGATCTGAACGAGGCTTAG